GCTCAGGGGCGACGCCGAAATGTGCAGGGCCTCGGCCGCACGGGAGATGCTTTCGTGCTCGGCCACGCTGACGAATTGGCGGAGCATCCGAAGTTCGATCAGATGCATAGGGGTGGTCTTGGGGCGGTCCAGCGGGAAGGCCGAATTCTAGGCACAGGTCTCATGTTCCGCCCGTGGCGGGGGTGATGGGAGCGACGGGTGCGGCGGTGTCCAGCGCCACGGGCACCGACTGGCGAACGAGCTCGAGGAACTGGCGCAGCTTGGCGGGATAGAAGCGTGCGGGCGGGTATGTGAGAAACACGGGCAGCGGCGGCGCCTGCCAGTCGGGCACCACCTCGACGAGCTCGCCGCGCGCCAGGTCGTCCTTGAAGAGCCAGCTGGACCCGACGCACACGCCCAGGCCGTTGAGTGCCGCGCTGCGCAGCGCGAACAGGCTGTCGGTGATCATGCGCGGGGCGATCGCCAGCTGCTGCCGCTCGCCGGTGGACGTGTGCACCAGCATCAGCTCATTGCGGTAGAAGGTGCGCAGCGCCAGCCAGGGCCAGTCCGCCAGCATGCCGGCGTGCGTGGGGGTGGGCCGCCCGGCCAGCACGCTCGGGGCCGCCACTGCGATGCGCGGGACTTCGGAGAGCTTGCGCGCCACCACCATCGGATCAGTCACCTCCCCGACATGGATGGCGCAATCGACGCCCTCGGCAACGAAGTCGGGCTGCCTGTCGTGGAGCAGCCATTCCACGGACACCCGCGGGTAGCGGCGCAGGTATTCGGCCAGCGGACGCACCAGCAGCGCCTGTCCGAAGGCGTGCGGCACGACCACGCGCAAAGTCCCTTCGGGTTCGTTGTCGACGCCGCGCATTTCGGCGTCGAACGCATGCCAGTCGGCCAACATCGCCTTGGCCCGCTCGAAACACCGCTCGCCGTCTTCGGTGAGTTTCATCGCGTGGGTCGACCGCTGCAGCAGCTTCACGCCGAGCCAGAGTTCCAGGGCCTGCAGCCGGCGGCTCACCGTCGGCTGGGTCGAGCCCAGCTGCACGGCCGCCGCGGAAAGGCTGCCAGCCTGCACGATGTGGACGAAGGTCTGCAGCAGCTCCACGCGGTCGCTGCTGGAAGCGGTGATGTGATCGGGCCGCGTGGATGCCATGAATCCCTCTTCTATACGGCGCGCGAATAAACGTTGTTCGCTCCACGATGCTACCAATCGCCTGCAAGCGGCGTCAGACTTGCTGCATCGAAACGTTTAAGGGTTAACACCATGTCCCATATTCAAGATGTGCATGCATCGGCCGCTCCGGGGGTCCGGCCGGCCGAACCGGCAGGACTCGCGCCCTCGCTCACCTGGATGCTGGCGGCCGGCGCCGGCCTGTCGGTGGCGTCGCTCTACTACAGCCAACCCATGCTGGGCGTGCTGGGCGCGGACATCGGCGCCTCGACGCAGGCCGTGGGCCTGCTGCCGACGCTCACCCAGTTCGGCTACGCGATGGGCATCCTGCTGCTGGCGCCGCTGGGCGACCGCCGCGACAGGCGCACCATCATCCTGATCAAGGCCGCCGTGCTCTGCGCCGCGCTGTTCATGGCCGCGCTCTCGCCTTCCATCTCCACGCTCTTCGTCGCCAGCCTGGTGATCGGCCTGGCCGCCACGATGGCGCAGGACATCGTGCCGGCAGCGGCCACGCTCGCGCCGGAAACGCATCGCGGCAAGGTCGTCGGCACGGTCATGACAGGGCTGCTGTCCGGCATCCTGCTCTCGCGCGTGGTCAGCGGGTTCGTCGCCGAGCACTGGGGATGGCGCGCGATGTTCGCGGTGGCCGGCGTGAGCATCGCCGTGGTCGGCCTGGTCGCCTGGAACCGGCTTCCGCGCTTCAAGGCGACCACGCACCTGTCGTACCTCGCCCTGCTGCGCTCGCTCGGCGCGCTGTGGCACCGGCATGCCGAACTGCGTCGTGCGACCTGGTCGCAAGGCCTGCTGTCCGTCGGGTTCAGCGCCTTCTGGTCGACCTTGGCAGTCATGCTGCACGCGGCGCCCTTCAACCTCGGCGCCGCAGCAGCGGGCGCTTTCGGCCTGGCGGGTGCCGCCGGCGCGCTGATCGCACCGGTGGCAGGGCGCGTCGCGGACCGCCGCGGTCCGGCACTCGTCACCCGGCTGGGCGCAGCGCTGGTCGTCGGGTCGTTCGCGGTCATGGGACTGTCGTTGTTCATGGCGCCGGGTGCGCAGCTCTGGGTGCTCGTCGCGAGCACCGTCGGCTTCGACCTCGGCATCCAGGCCGTGTTGATCGCCCACCAGTCGATCGTCTACGGCATCGATCCCGGCGCACGGAGCCGGCTCAACGCGGTGCTGTTCACCGGCATGTTCATCGGCATGGCCATCGGATCCGCGCTGGCGGCGGTGCTGTTCGCGCATTTCGGGTGGATGGCGGTCACGGCCCTGGCCACGGCCTCCGCACTCGCGGCCCTCGTCCTGCGCATGGCGCGCTGAGGGCTCGCATGTCAGGCCCGCTCGATGCGCACGGCGGCGCGCCGGTCGCTGGCGCCCAGCAACCCCGCGCGCCGCATCCCGCGACTCGCGACAAAGACCAGCGCGGCGCCCAGCAGTGCCGCGATGGCGAGGAACAGCAGCCCCGCGTCGTAGGAACCCGTGCGGTCCTTGAGGTAGCCGATGAAGTAGGGGCTGAACATGGAGCCGACGATGCCGAAGGAGTTGACGTAGGCGAAGACGACGGCCGCCGTCTTGCCCCTGACACCGATCGCGGTCAGCTGCCAGATGCAGATCGGGCCGCTGACCAGGCCGGCCGTCAGCAGCGACAGGCCGAGGATCGACGCGTAGAGATTGCGCACGCTCACAAGGACGGCAATGCCCACCGCGGCCGTGACGAAAGAGGCAATCGCGTGCCAGACGCGTTCGTTCGTCTTGTCGGAGTGCGCGACCCAGAACCAGTACAGCGTCATCCCGATGATGCTCGGTATGGCGGACAGCAAGCCGACCTGCACGGTCGACAGCGTGGTGCCGAAGAGGCGCCCGAATTCCTGCACGATCTGCGGCGTGAAGATCAGGCTTGCGTAGAAGCCCATCTGCGCCGTCGCATAGGCGAGCGACAGCAGGACGAGGTGCGGTTGCAGCAGCGTTGCGCGCAAGGGCTTGTCGGCATGCGCAGACACGGCGACGCCATCGGACTCCCTGGCCGCGATGACCTCGCGCTTTTCCGCGTCCGTGAGCCAGTCCGCATCTTCGGGCCTGGAGGTCAGGTAGCGGGCGGAGTAAAAGCCCAGCAGCACGGGCAGCAGACCCTCGACGAACAGCATGATCCGCCAGCCCGAGAAGCCCATGAGGCCGTCAGCGTACTGCACGATGGCCGCCGACATCGGCGTGCCGACGATCACCGCCCAGGGCAGGACCAGGATCACGAGCATGCGCCCGCGCATGCTCGGCGGAAACCACAGTGCCAGGCAATAGATCAGCCCCGGGAAAAGTCCCGCCTCCGCGAAGCCCAGGAGCATGCGCACCGCGACGAGTTGCCAGCCGTTCTGCACGAAGGCGGTGCAGGCCGAGATCAGCCCCCAGGTGACCATGATCCGCGTGAGCCAGACGCGCGCGCCGATCCTGTGCAGGATGATGTTGCTGGGAATCTCCAGCAGCAGGTAGCCGATGAAGAACAGGCCGGCGGCCAGGCCGAAGACCTGCTGGGAGATGCCCAGCTCCGCATTCATGCGCAGGGCGGCCGTGCCGATGTTGATGCGGTCCAGGTAGGCCATGGTGTACATCAGCATCAGGATCGGGACGATGCGCCGGATCACCTTTCGCTGGACGGACGCGGAAAGAGTAGCAGTCATTTCGTAAGCCAATAACGTCGGGAAGTTGGCGAGCGAGGCTCGCATTCGAGGTCCGCCGGTCCTGTCCGAAGCGCGGCGTTGATCAAATGATCAATGTCACCTTGACGTCCGAAAAGGACAATATTTCTCTGCATGTCGGACTTTCCAGGTCTGATCAGAGCGCCCTCCGAATCCGGGCACATCCGTGCGCGCTGAGCCTCCGCTCCCTAGGCACAGCCACGCGGCGCAAGCTATCGACCGATCACCAAGGAAGCGCGGACCACGCACCGCCGATCCGGGAAAACCCGTCCTCTCCCGCCTCGATTCGGTCTTGCCGCGGCGCTTTCCAGCGAATACTATTGATCAATCGATCATTAACAAGACGCTGACGATCGACACCGGACGAGTTCCACCCCCACAGATCGGAGACACCATGACCATCGACCGCAGGCGCTTCATCGCCACCGCCGCCACTGCCGGCGCCACGCTCGGCCTGCCCGTGCTGGCGCGCGCCCAGGGCGCAGCCGAACCCTTGCGCCTGGGGCTGCTGACGGCCAAGACCGGCCCGTTCGCCTCGGGCGGCCTCGACATGGAGCGCGGGCTGCAGGCCTACCTCGCCGCCAACGGGCAGATGCTGGGCGGGCGCAAGGTCGAGCTGATCGTCGCCGACACCGGCGGCGTGCCGTCGACGGCACGCACCAAGACACAGGAACTCGTCGAGCGCGAACGCGCGCAGGTGTTGATGGGCCCGCTGGCCGCGTTCGAGGCGCTGGCCACCGACGACTACATGCGCGCCCGCAAGATCCCGGTGTTCCCGGTGGCCGCGGCCGAAGACATGACGCAGCGCAAGGCCAGCCCCTGGCTGTTTCGTGCAAGCTCGACGTCGGCGCAATGCGCCCATCCGCTGGCCGACTACTGCGCGAAGAAGCTCAAGTACAAGCGCATGGTGCTCGTGGCGGACGACATCGCGTACGGACACGAGATGACCGCGGGTTTTCAGCGGGTCTTCGAGGAGGCGGGCGGCAAGGTCGTGCAGAAGCTCTTCCCGCCCCTGACCGCGCCCGACTACGGCACCTTCCTCGCGCAGCTCAGCCGCGAGGCCGACGCGGTGTTCCTCGGCTTCGCCGGCTCCAACGGGTTTCGCTTCATCCGGCAGTTCAACGAGTACGGCCTGCGGGGCAAGCTTGCGCTGGTCGGCGGCATGACCGCACTCGACGAGGCCGTGCTTCGCAACATGGGCGACGAGGCCCTGGGCATCGTCACGGTGAACTGGTACTCGGCCGAACTCGCCAACCCGGTCAACGCTGCGTTCGTCGCGTCCTTCCGCAAGGCCTACAGCTACGACCCCGGTTTCTATGCGGCCTGCACACACGTCAGCGCCTCGGTGCTCGATGCGGCACTGGCGCCCATGAAGGGCAAGGCCTTCGACAAGGAGCAGCTGCGCGCGTCGCTGCAGCAGACCCAGGCGATGACGGCACGCGGCCCGGTGAAGTTCGACAGCTACGGCAACGTGGTGGGCAACGTCTATGTGCGAAAGGTCGAGCGCAAGGAAGGCCGGCTGGTCAACAGCATCGTCGATACCTACGACAACGTGAGCCAGTTCTGGACCTACGACCCGAAGAAGTTCCTGGCCGAACCGGTCTATTCGCGCGACTGGCCGCCTGCGCGCAATCTGGTCGGCTGAACGCGCCGAAGCACCCAGCGTACCGGCAGAACCATGCAATTCTGGTTGACCCAAACACTCAACAGCCTCGCCCTCGGCGGCCTGCTGCTGTTGCTCTCGTCGGGCTTCGCGCTCATCTTCGGATTGATGCGCATCGCCAATCTCACCCACGGCGCACTGTTCATGATGGGCGCCTACGTCGCGGCCCAGGTGGCGCGCGCAGGCTGGGGGTTCGCCGCCGCGGTGGTGGCCGCGGCGCTCGCCACCGCGGCCATCGGCGGCCTCATCGAGCGGCTGGTGCTGCGCCGCCTGACCGGCAATTCGCAGGCGCAGGTGCTTGCCACGCTGGGGCTGTCGTTCATCGCGGCGGACCTGTGCCTGGTGCTGTGGGGCGGCGACCCGATACCGGTCGCGCCGCCCTCCCTGCTGGCAGGGCCCGCCAGTGTCCTCGGCTTCAGCTTTCCGAGCTACCGGCTGGCGGTCATCGTCGTCGCGGTCATTGCGGCGGCCGTGCTGTTCCTGCTGCTCGAGCGCACCCGGCTGGGCGCGCGCATCCGCGCCGGCGTCGACGACATGCCGATGGCGCGCGCCGTGGGCATCCGGGCCTCGGCGCTCTTCACGAGCGTGTTCTGCCTCGGCGCGGCGCTTGCCGGACTGGGCGGGGCCGTGGGCGGACCAATGCTCTCGGCCTATCCGGGCCTGGACGCGGACATGCTGCCGCTGGCGTTGATCGTCGTCATCCTGGGCGGCGTCGGCAGCCTCGTGGGCACCTTCATCGCGAGCTTCATCATCGGGTTCATCTACACCTTCGGCACCGCGCTGGTTCCCGACCTGGCGTATGTGATCCTCTTCCTGCCGATGATCGTCGTGCTGGCCTTCCGCCCTGCCGGCCTGCTGGGGAGTGCACGCGCATGAAGAAGCTTGCATGTCTCCTGCTGCTGGCACTGCTGGCGCTGCTGCCGGCGGTGCTCGGCGAGTACTACGTCAACCTCGGCAGCCAGATCCTGATCGCCGTGATCTTCGCCACCAGCCTCAACCTGCTGGTCGGCTATGCCGGCCTCACCTCGCTGGGTCATGCGGCCTACCTCGGCCTGTCGGCGTACATCGCCGGCTGGCTGGCGCTGCACCTCGGCCTCGGGCATGCCATGGCGGCACCGCTCACGCTGCTGGCCACCACCGCCATCGGCGGCGTGTTCGGCTGGATCGCGCTGCGCGCCTCGGGCCTGAGTTTCCTGATGCTGACCCTGGCGCTGTCGCAGGTCGTCTGGGGCGTGGCCTACCGGTGGACCGCCGTCACCAACGGCGACAACGGACTGTCCGGCCTCACGCGCCCCATGCCGTTGGGCATCGACATGGAGAACAGCAACGCCTACTACTGGTTCGTTCTCCTGATCACGGCCCTGGTGCTGGTGGTGGTCGCACGCCTGGTCGACTCTCCCTTCGGCGCGTCGCTGCGCGGCACGCGGGACCAGGCGCGGCGCATGAGCTCGCTCGGATACAACGTCTGGGCGATCCGCTGGTGCGCCTTCGTGGGGGCCAGCTTCCTGGGCGCGGTGGCCGGCCTGCTGTACGTCTACTTCCACAAGTACGTGCATCCCAGCGTGCTGTCGGTCACCGCCTCGGCGGAGGTGCTGCTCAGCGTGATCGCGGGCGGCGCGGGCACGCTGGCCGGACCGGCCATCGGGGCGCTGCTGGTCGTGCTGCTGAAGAACTATGCCTCGGGCTATGTCGAGCGCTGGAACATGCTGCTGGGCGCGGTGTTCGTCTTCATCGTGCTGGTGATGCCGCACGGCATCGTGCCCGGGGTGCGCGCGCTGTTTGCCCGAGCCAAGGGAGACCGCGCATGACCGCCGCGCTCGAAGTCCGGGGACTGAAGAAGTCCTTCGGCGGCATTGCCGTGACCCAGAACGTCTCGCTGACCATGCAGCCGGGCGAGCGGCGGCTGATCATCGGACCCAACGGCGCGGGCAAGACCACGCTGTTCGGGTTGATCGCCGGCGAGATCCGGCCCGACGCGGGCTCGATCCGCATCTTCGGCACCGACGTGACACGCCTGCCGGTGCCGGCGCGCGCGCGTTGCGGGCTGTCGCGCACCTACCAGATCATCACGCTGTTTCCCAGGGACACGCTCGCGCACAACGTGGTGCTGGGCTTGCTGGCACCGATGGCACTGCGGCACAACGCGGCCGTCGACCTGTCGAAGCGCACCGACCTGCACGACCACGCGGTCGAACTGCTCGAAGGCGTGGGCCTCGGGGCCAAGGCGCTGCAGCGGGCATGCGACGTGTCGTACGGCGAGCAGCGCCGGGTCGAGCTCGCCCTGGGCCTGGCGCAGCGCCCGCGCCTGCTGCTGCTCGACGAGCCGCTGGCGGGCCTTTCGCAGGACGAGCGCACCGTGGTGCAACGGCTCATCGCGAAGGTGTCGCGCGAGACCGCCATCCTGATGATCGAGCACGACATGGATGTCGCGCTCGAGTTCGCCGAACAGATCACCGTGCTGCACTACGGGCAGGTGATCGTCGAAGGGGACCGCCAGACGGTCGTGAACCATCCGAGAACCAAGGAGATCTATCTTGGTCACTGAAGCATTGCACGTGAACAAGCTCGACGTGTGCTACGGGCAGAGCCAGGTGGTGCACGGGCTGTCCCTGTCGCTGGGCGAAGGCCGGGTGCTGGCGCTGCTGGGGCGCAACGGCGCCGGCAAGAGCACGTCGCTGAACGCCTTCGCGGGGCTGCTGTCGCCGCGGGCCGGGACCATCCGGCTCGGCGGCATGGCCGTGGAGCGCATGTCGCCCGAAGGCATCGCGCGCGCCGGCATGCGGCTGGTGCCCCAGGGGCGGCGGATCTTTCCGAGCCTCACGGTGCTCGAGAACCTGCAGGTTGCGCAACAGGCCGCCCCGCGCGCCACGCCGTGCGCGCAGGCCTGGACGCTCGAGCGTGTATACGCCACCTTCGCCCGCCTGCGGGAGCGCTCGCGCCAGCGGGCGGGCACCCTGTCGGGCGGCGAGCAGCAGATGCTCGCGATCGGCCGCGCGCTGATGGGCAACCCCCGCGTGCTCCTGCTCGACGAGCCCTCCGAAGGGCTGGCGCCCATGATCGTCGCGGAGGTGGCGCAGGCCATCAAGACGCTGAAAGCCGACCGGCTCTCGATCGTGCTGGTGGAGCAGAACTTCCACCTGGCGCTCGACGTCGCCGACGACGTGGTCGTGCTCAACACCGGCCGAGTCGTGCACGCCGGCACGGCCGAGGCGGTGCGGGCCGAGCCGACGCTGGCCACGCGCCACCTCGGCGTGTTCTGAATTTCTCACACCTCTTTCTTCGCTATCCACGGAACACCCCATGCTCTACACCTGTTCGCCCCATTGCACCGACCCGACCCATGCGCACGGTGCCACCAACGCGCCGAGGCGTCGCGCGTCGGCGCTCTCCGCGCCGCGCGCGGCCAGTGCCTCCACGCCCGCGCGCGGCCAGCGCAACCCGGTGGTCGATGTCCATTGCCACTACCTCAACCCCGACGTGGTGAAGGCCAGCGCAGACCTCGACGTCGGCGCGCACGACCCCAGCGTGATCTACGCCAACGAGCTGACGCGGCAGACGAACGTCGCACAGATGCGCGACCGCGCCCCCAAGCTCACGGGCATCGACCAGCGGCTCGAAGACATGGACCGCATGGGCATCGACATCCAGGCGGTCAGCCCGGCACCGTTCCACTACTTCTACTTTGCGCCGCCCGAGCGCGGCGCCAAACTGGCCCGCCAGGTGAACGAGGGCATCGCCGCGCTGGTGGCCGCCACGCCCGAGCGCTTC
Above is a window of Variovorax sp. PMC12 DNA encoding:
- a CDS encoding LysR family transcriptional regulator, with the translated sequence MASTRPDHITASSSDRVELLQTFVHIVQAGSLSAAAVQLGSTQPTVSRRLQALELWLGVKLLQRSTHAMKLTEDGERCFERAKAMLADWHAFDAEMRGVDNEPEGTLRVVVPHAFGQALLVRPLAEYLRRYPRVSVEWLLHDRQPDFVAEGVDCAIHVGEVTDPMVVARKLSEVPRIAVAAPSVLAGRPTPTHAGMLADWPWLALRTFYRNELMLVHTSTGERQQLAIAPRMITDSLFALRSAALNGLGVCVGSSWLFKDDLARGELVEVVPDWQAPPLPVFLTYPPARFYPAKLRQFLELVRQSVPVALDTAAPVAPITPATGGT
- a CDS encoding MFS transporter, with the translated sequence MSHIQDVHASAAPGVRPAEPAGLAPSLTWMLAAGAGLSVASLYYSQPMLGVLGADIGASTQAVGLLPTLTQFGYAMGILLLAPLGDRRDRRTIILIKAAVLCAALFMAALSPSISTLFVASLVIGLAATMAQDIVPAAATLAPETHRGKVVGTVMTGLLSGILLSRVVSGFVAEHWGWRAMFAVAGVSIAVVGLVAWNRLPRFKATTHLSYLALLRSLGALWHRHAELRRATWSQGLLSVGFSAFWSTLAVMLHAAPFNLGAAAAGAFGLAGAAGALIAPVAGRVADRRGPALVTRLGAALVVGSFAVMGLSLFMAPGAQLWVLVASTVGFDLGIQAVLIAHQSIVYGIDPGARSRLNAVLFTGMFIGMAIGSALAAVLFAHFGWMAVTALATASALAALVLRMAR
- a CDS encoding MFS transporter, translated to MTATLSASVQRKVIRRIVPILMLMYTMAYLDRINIGTAALRMNAELGISQQVFGLAAGLFFIGYLLLEIPSNIILHRIGARVWLTRIMVTWGLISACTAFVQNGWQLVAVRMLLGFAEAGLFPGLIYCLALWFPPSMRGRMLVILVLPWAVIVGTPMSAAIVQYADGLMGFSGWRIMLFVEGLLPVLLGFYSARYLTSRPEDADWLTDAEKREVIAARESDGVAVSAHADKPLRATLLQPHLVLLSLAYATAQMGFYASLIFTPQIVQEFGRLFGTTLSTVQVGLLSAIPSIIGMTLYWFWVAHSDKTNERVWHAIASFVTAAVGIAVLVSVRNLYASILGLSLLTAGLVSGPICIWQLTAIGVRGKTAAVVFAYVNSFGIVGSMFSPYFIGYLKDRTGSYDAGLLFLAIAALLGAALVFVASRGMRRAGLLGASDRRAAVRIERA
- a CDS encoding ABC transporter substrate-binding protein; amino-acid sequence: MTIDRRRFIATAATAGATLGLPVLARAQGAAEPLRLGLLTAKTGPFASGGLDMERGLQAYLAANGQMLGGRKVELIVADTGGVPSTARTKTQELVERERAQVLMGPLAAFEALATDDYMRARKIPVFPVAAAEDMTQRKASPWLFRASSTSAQCAHPLADYCAKKLKYKRMVLVADDIAYGHEMTAGFQRVFEEAGGKVVQKLFPPLTAPDYGTFLAQLSREADAVFLGFAGSNGFRFIRQFNEYGLRGKLALVGGMTALDEAVLRNMGDEALGIVTVNWYSAELANPVNAAFVASFRKAYSYDPGFYAACTHVSASVLDAALAPMKGKAFDKEQLRASLQQTQAMTARGPVKFDSYGNVVGNVYVRKVERKEGRLVNSIVDTYDNVSQFWTYDPKKFLAEPVYSRDWPPARNLVG
- a CDS encoding branched-chain amino acid ABC transporter permease — its product is MQFWLTQTLNSLALGGLLLLLSSGFALIFGLMRIANLTHGALFMMGAYVAAQVARAGWGFAAAVVAAALATAAIGGLIERLVLRRLTGNSQAQVLATLGLSFIAADLCLVLWGGDPIPVAPPSLLAGPASVLGFSFPSYRLAVIVVAVIAAAVLFLLLERTRLGARIRAGVDDMPMARAVGIRASALFTSVFCLGAALAGLGGAVGGPMLSAYPGLDADMLPLALIVVILGGVGSLVGTFIASFIIGFIYTFGTALVPDLAYVILFLPMIVVLAFRPAGLLGSARA
- a CDS encoding branched-chain amino acid ABC transporter permease, producing the protein MKKLACLLLLALLALLPAVLGEYYVNLGSQILIAVIFATSLNLLVGYAGLTSLGHAAYLGLSAYIAGWLALHLGLGHAMAAPLTLLATTAIGGVFGWIALRASGLSFLMLTLALSQVVWGVAYRWTAVTNGDNGLSGLTRPMPLGIDMENSNAYYWFVLLITALVLVVVARLVDSPFGASLRGTRDQARRMSSLGYNVWAIRWCAFVGASFLGAVAGLLYVYFHKYVHPSVLSVTASAEVLLSVIAGGAGTLAGPAIGALLVVLLKNYASGYVERWNMLLGAVFVFIVLVMPHGIVPGVRALFARAKGDRA
- a CDS encoding ABC transporter ATP-binding protein; translated protein: MTAALEVRGLKKSFGGIAVTQNVSLTMQPGERRLIIGPNGAGKTTLFGLIAGEIRPDAGSIRIFGTDVTRLPVPARARCGLSRTYQIITLFPRDTLAHNVVLGLLAPMALRHNAAVDLSKRTDLHDHAVELLEGVGLGAKALQRACDVSYGEQRRVELALGLAQRPRLLLLDEPLAGLSQDERTVVQRLIAKVSRETAILMIEHDMDVALEFAEQITVLHYGQVIVEGDRQTVVNHPRTKEIYLGH
- a CDS encoding ABC transporter ATP-binding protein, producing the protein MVTEALHVNKLDVCYGQSQVVHGLSLSLGEGRVLALLGRNGAGKSTSLNAFAGLLSPRAGTIRLGGMAVERMSPEGIARAGMRLVPQGRRIFPSLTVLENLQVAQQAAPRATPCAQAWTLERVYATFARLRERSRQRAGTLSGGEQQMLAIGRALMGNPRVLLLDEPSEGLAPMIVAEVAQAIKTLKADRLSIVLVEQNFHLALDVADDVVVLNTGRVVHAGTAEAVRAEPTLATRHLGVF